The following coding sequences lie in one Mucilaginibacter sp. KACC 22773 genomic window:
- a CDS encoding DUF922 domain-containing protein, which yields MEVRLVKLIGAAAICLTTMTAKAQQYQRYHPLTINDFLGTPRPDARGVVAYTNCTIDFKYEASNRSGSYILTATVNLLINNYKSWLDRSRVTSQEMLSEILKHEQGHYLIAYLEQQEILRQIGKTRFSYNYRNEAMALFNRIDAKYKQLNSNYDDDTQHMTNRQQQRSWDLYFQKRLEFEPSEE from the coding sequence ATGGAAGTACGATTAGTGAAGTTGATTGGCGCTGCCGCCATATGTTTAACGACGATGACTGCCAAAGCACAGCAGTACCAACGTTATCATCCGCTAACTATTAATGATTTTTTAGGAACCCCGAGGCCAGATGCCCGTGGTGTTGTTGCATACACCAACTGTACCATCGATTTTAAATACGAGGCCAGTAACCGTAGCGGGTCCTATATCCTTACGGCAACTGTAAACCTGCTGATCAATAACTACAAATCATGGCTCGATAGGAGCCGTGTAACATCGCAGGAGATGCTTTCTGAAATACTGAAGCACGAACAAGGGCACTACCTGATTGCTTACCTGGAGCAGCAGGAGATATTAAGGCAGATAGGTAAAACCCGTTTCAGCTACAATTACCGCAATGAAGCGATGGCGCTTTTTAACCGCATAGATGCCAAATACAAGCAGCTTAACTCCAACTACGACGACGACACCCAGCACATGACCAACCGCCAGCAACAACGCAGCTGGGATTTATACTTCCAAAAACGACTGGAGTTTGAACCATCTGAGGAGTGA
- a CDS encoding SPFH domain-containing protein, giving the protein MTGSIITLLIVFIILAIILSSFVSVKQGTIVVITVFGKYRRILTPGLNFKLPFIENIYSKISIQNRSVELEFQAVTYDQANVYFKAMLLYSVLDQQEETIKNVAFKFVDERNLMQALIRTVEGSIRAFVATKRQSEVLILRRDIVEHVKEQLDVILEGWGYHLQDLQLNDITFDDVIMKSMSQVVASNNLKAAAENEGQALLITKTKAAEAEGNAIKISAQAEREAAQLRGQGIALFREEVARGMTVAAKEMAGANMDTSVILFTMWTESIKHFSENSKGNVIFLDGSTDAMQHTLKEMMALNLLHTDDVKK; this is encoded by the coding sequence ATGACAGGTTCAATCATCACATTACTCATTGTATTTATTATTTTGGCAATCATATTATCATCCTTTGTGTCTGTAAAACAGGGCACAATAGTGGTAATTACCGTATTTGGCAAGTATCGCCGCATACTTACACCGGGGCTTAATTTTAAGCTGCCATTTATCGAAAACATTTACTCCAAAATCTCAATTCAGAACCGATCGGTGGAATTAGAATTCCAGGCGGTAACTTACGATCAGGCTAACGTTTACTTTAAGGCGATGTTGTTGTACTCGGTATTGGATCAGCAGGAAGAAACCATCAAAAATGTAGCTTTTAAATTTGTTGATGAACGCAACCTGATGCAGGCGCTTATCCGCACCGTTGAAGGTTCAATCCGTGCGTTTGTGGCCACCAAACGCCAGAGCGAGGTTTTGATACTGCGCCGCGATATTGTGGAGCATGTTAAGGAACAATTAGATGTGATACTGGAAGGCTGGGGCTACCACCTGCAGGATTTGCAGCTGAACGACATCACTTTTGATGATGTGATCATGAAATCAATGAGCCAGGTAGTGGCATCAAACAACCTGAAGGCCGCCGCCGAAAACGAAGGCCAGGCCCTGCTGATAACCAAAACCAAAGCCGCAGAGGCCGAAGGTAATGCCATTAAGATTTCGGCCCAGGCCGAGCGCGAGGCTGCACAGCTGCGCGGCCAGGGTATAGCCTTATTCCGCGAGGAAGTTGCCCGTGGTATGACGGTTGCCGCCAAAGAAATGGCCGGTGCCAACATGGATACCTCGGTAATACTGTTTACCATGTGGACAGAATCTATCAAACACTTCTCTGAAAACTCAAAAGGGAACGTGATTTTCCTGGATGGATCTACCGATGCCATGCAGCATACATTAAAAGAAATGATGGCCTTAAACCTTTTACATACCGACGACGTCAAAAAGTGA
- a CDS encoding maleylpyruvate isomerase N-terminal domain-containing protein produces the protein MENRIEVRHLFKPLDGKLMELLESLTPADWNKQTVAKAWKVKDVVSHLLDGNIRALSIQRDKYFGDLAPANNNYHDLVDWLNKLNADWVNATKRISPDILLLLHKTTGRLASAYYESLNPNDTAIFSVGWAGEHESLNWMHLAREYTEKWHHQQQIREATGRDGIMTREFFYPFIDTFFKGLPHTFKNTGAPVNTLIKITITSGIGGNWYLKKIKDGWHLLKEADTESFAATVKIPPDIAWKLFSKSIRPDDVKTRVEITGNATLAGQVLNMVSVMA, from the coding sequence ATGGAAAACCGCATTGAAGTAAGGCATCTTTTTAAACCATTGGATGGAAAACTGATGGAATTGCTGGAATCATTAACTCCGGCAGATTGGAACAAGCAAACTGTGGCCAAAGCCTGGAAAGTGAAAGATGTAGTATCGCACCTGCTTGATGGTAACATCCGCGCCTTATCCATTCAGCGCGATAAATATTTTGGCGACCTGGCGCCTGCCAACAACAACTATCATGACCTGGTTGACTGGCTGAATAAACTCAATGCCGATTGGGTGAACGCCACCAAAAGAATAAGCCCCGATATATTGCTCCTGCTGCATAAAACAACCGGGCGGTTGGCATCTGCCTATTATGAATCGTTGAACCCTAATGACACCGCCATCTTTTCTGTTGGCTGGGCCGGCGAGCATGAAAGCCTTAACTGGATGCACCTTGCCCGCGAATACACCGAAAAATGGCATCACCAGCAGCAAATAAGAGAAGCAACCGGCCGCGATGGCATTATGACGCGCGAGTTTTTTTATCCCTTTATCGATACTTTTTTCAAAGGACTGCCCCATACTTTTAAAAACACGGGGGCACCGGTAAATACCCTTATAAAAATTACCATCACATCCGGAATTGGCGGTAACTGGTACCTTAAGAAAATAAAAGACGGATGGCATTTATTAAAAGAGGCCGATACAGAGAGCTTTGCCGCTACCGTAAAAATCCCCCCGGATATCGCCTGGAAATTATTTTCGAAAAGCATCCGCCCGGACGATGTAAAAACGCGGGTTGAAATAACCGGGAATGCGACGCTTGCCGGGCAGGTGCTTAATATGGTATCGGTGATGGCTTAG
- a CDS encoding IS4 family transposase produces MEKLRQAILSKELVLKFKMKDQDFTRNRKQTFGATLLFMFNLLRKSLTVEIDGFVRYLNLRFSSDPTQSFTSSAFIQNRKKISPAVFSHLSEIIVENFYVADNDSQTLLNGFRVLAVDGSRITLPFTEKLKKSYGATKNQFGETIVQARASVLYDVLNGIALDASLDNLSEGERDLALNHAHQWKTNDLIIYDRGYPSFDFVYEHVKLKVDCLIRVKLTHNNVVIAFVKGGKKSIITEIRPQKNQSFKDKEYGRHSTLQVRFLRVDLPGGEVEVLMTTLLDSQKYPTKMFKELYFLRWGIETFYDELKNKLKVEHFTGYSEVSIQQDFFCAIFISNLQSVIVNDLKDDLHIQNQGKKYDYKVNTNLSYGFLKNRVIDLLYKNAPLENIFHELEILFLKNTIPIRNNRTNLRDMDKYKNKEKPIVTKNQRDAI; encoded by the coding sequence TTGGAAAAACTGAGGCAGGCAATTCTAAGTAAAGAACTTGTGCTAAAATTTAAAATGAAAGACCAAGACTTTACAAGAAATAGAAAGCAGACATTTGGAGCAACTTTGCTTTTTATGTTTAATTTATTGCGAAAGAGTCTCACTGTTGAAATCGATGGATTTGTGCGTTATTTAAACCTACGTTTTTCTTCAGACCCTACTCAGTCTTTTACTTCAAGTGCGTTTATTCAAAACAGGAAAAAAATCAGTCCAGCAGTATTCAGTCATCTGTCGGAGATAATAGTTGAAAATTTCTATGTAGCTGATAATGATTCACAAACCCTTCTAAATGGGTTTAGGGTACTTGCTGTGGATGGTTCCAGGATTACGCTGCCTTTTACCGAAAAACTAAAAAAGAGCTATGGAGCAACAAAAAATCAATTCGGAGAAACTATTGTACAGGCAAGGGCATCTGTTTTATACGATGTTTTAAATGGCATTGCATTAGATGCTTCGTTAGATAATCTAAGCGAAGGGGAACGTGATTTAGCATTAAATCATGCACATCAATGGAAGACAAATGATTTGATTATATATGACAGGGGCTATCCCTCCTTCGATTTTGTATACGAGCATGTTAAACTGAAAGTTGATTGTTTGATAAGGGTAAAATTGACTCATAATAATGTAGTTATCGCATTTGTGAAAGGAGGCAAAAAGTCTATAATTACAGAAATACGACCTCAAAAGAACCAATCATTCAAAGATAAAGAATACGGCAGGCACAGTACTTTACAAGTACGGTTTTTGCGTGTTGACTTGCCCGGAGGAGAAGTAGAAGTATTAATGACAACCCTATTAGATAGCCAAAAATACCCCACTAAAATGTTTAAGGAATTATATTTTCTAAGATGGGGAATTGAAACATTCTATGACGAATTAAAAAACAAACTTAAGGTAGAACATTTTACGGGCTATTCGGAAGTAAGCATTCAGCAGGATTTTTTTTGTGCCATTTTCATTAGCAATCTTCAGTCGGTTATAGTGAATGACCTTAAAGATGACTTACATATACAAAATCAAGGGAAAAAGTACGATTATAAAGTAAATACCAATTTATCATATGGCTTTTTGAAAAATAGGGTGATAGACCTTCTATATAAAAATGCGCCTTTAGAAAATATATTTCATGAATTGGAAATCCTGTTTCTAAAAAATACCATTCCGATAAGAAATAATCGAACTAACTTGAGAGATATGGATAAATATAAGAACAAAGAAAAACCGATTGTGACTAAAAACCAGAGAGATGCAATATGA
- a CDS encoding shikimate kinase yields the protein MKYFLVGFMGCGKTTWSRKLAAKLGYEFIDLDHALEANVGMSIAEYFSSFGEDAFRQMESDLLKQTEYPENVVVSTGGGLPCFFDNMDWMNANGKTLYVKLSPKTLADRLENSKTVRPVLQGKKGDELVEFITGKLAERESFYLKAHHHVDGIDMSVEKLEGALGLGEVV from the coding sequence ATGAAGTACTTTTTAGTCGGGTTTATGGGTTGTGGCAAAACTACATGGAGCCGTAAACTGGCTGCCAAATTAGGCTACGAATTTATTGATCTTGACCACGCACTGGAAGCTAACGTAGGTATGAGCATAGCCGAATATTTTTCGAGTTTTGGTGAAGACGCCTTCCGCCAGATGGAATCAGATTTGCTGAAGCAAACCGAATATCCCGAAAACGTAGTGGTATCAACTGGCGGCGGTCTGCCCTGCTTTTTTGATAATATGGATTGGATGAATGCCAACGGCAAAACCCTGTACGTGAAATTATCGCCCAAAACACTGGCCGACAGGCTGGAAAACAGCAAAACGGTTCGCCCGGTACTGCAAGGCAAAAAAGGCGATGAACTGGTTGAATTTATTACCGGCAAACTGGCCGAGCGGGAAAGCTTTTATTTGAAAGCACATCATCATGTAGATGGTATCGACATGTCGGTTGAGAAACTGGAAGGTGCTTTGGGTTTGGGCGAGGTGGTATAG
- a CDS encoding ABC transporter permease: MISYLIRKLFYGLAVMLGVVLVVFFLFNILPVDPARMTQGQRADVQSLQAVRKEFGLDKPKPVQFLYYINDLSPVGIHLNTAEEQQRYHYVKLFAVSDAKVLGLKWPYLRRSYQTHKDVASLLLEVIPNTMVLATTAMIFAIVIGVFLGVLSAVHKDTWIDKLAIGFSTLGISAPAFFAGIIIAWIFGFELSKYTGLNMSGSLFSYDPFRGEVMTLKNLVLPMITLGLRPLAIIVQLTRNAMLDVLGQDYIRTAKAKGLSNNTIIYKHALKNALNPVITAIANWFASLLAGSFFVEYIFGYNGLGKATVDALEMSDFPVVMGSILFIAFIFVVISILVDIIYVWIDPRVKLS, encoded by the coding sequence ATGATCAGCTACCTTATCCGCAAATTATTTTACGGGCTGGCCGTAATGCTGGGGGTGGTGCTGGTAGTTTTCTTTTTGTTTAACATTTTACCCGTTGATCCCGCCCGCATGACGCAGGGCCAGCGGGCCGACGTGCAATCGTTACAAGCCGTACGCAAAGAATTTGGGCTGGATAAGCCAAAGCCTGTACAATTTCTATATTACATCAATGATCTTTCGCCCGTAGGCATCCACCTGAATACTGCCGAAGAACAGCAACGGTATCACTACGTAAAACTATTTGCGGTAAGCGATGCCAAAGTGCTTGGGCTAAAATGGCCTTACCTGCGCCGCTCGTACCAAACCCATAAGGATGTGGCCAGTTTACTGTTAGAGGTTATCCCCAATACTATGGTATTGGCTACCACGGCTATGATCTTCGCTATTGTTATTGGCGTATTTTTAGGCGTGCTGAGTGCTGTACATAAAGATACCTGGATTGATAAACTGGCAATAGGCTTTTCTACTTTGGGTATCTCCGCGCCGGCTTTTTTCGCGGGTATCATCATCGCCTGGATATTTGGTTTTGAGCTGAGTAAATATACAGGCCTCAACATGTCGGGCAGTTTATTTAGTTACGATCCTTTCCGGGGCGAAGTGATGACACTTAAAAACCTGGTGCTGCCAATGATCACCCTCGGCTTGCGTCCGCTGGCAATTATTGTCCAGCTCACCCGTAATGCCATGCTCGATGTTTTAGGGCAGGATTATATCCGTACTGCAAAAGCCAAAGGATTAAGCAACAATACCATCATTTATAAACATGCGCTAAAAAACGCGCTAAACCCGGTAATAACCGCCATAGCCAACTGGTTTGCATCGCTGCTGGCCGGATCTTTTTTTGTGGAATACATTTTTGGCTACAATGGCTTGGGCAAAGCCACAGTTGATGCACTGGAAATGTCGGATTTTCCGGTAGTGATGGGTTCAATCCTCTTTATTGCCTTTATATTTGTAGTGATTAGTATCCTGGTAGATATAATTTACGTTTGGATAGATCCGCGGGTAAAATTAAGTTGA
- a CDS encoding BT_3928 family protein — protein sequence MKNALIWFCRIAVGLLFIFSGLIKANDPLGFSYKLVEYFEVFHITFLNDLSLTIAILLCALEMILGFALLIGVRPVKVAWGLLLLIIFFGFLTFYSAFFKVVQTCGCFGDAIPLTPWQSFSKDMVLLVLVAVIFVNRAKIKPIFSAKAGDKWLIGAALVSVGFGLYTYNFLPVIDFLPYKIGANISAEMDTPPNAPKDVFVLTYKLKNKKTKETKVMTDKEYLTSGIWKDANWETDGDPENRLVTKGYEPPIRDLSIQDAQRNDFTKELLASPFYSIIIVAYDLDKTDDDAINKLNALAINATQNFNIRTMLLTANSPQSAQAFVKKHRMISEVFYADGVPLKTMIRSNPGVILLKNGVIINKWHYHSVPKYDDLAKTYFQKQ from the coding sequence ATGAAGAACGCTTTGATTTGGTTTTGCAGGATAGCGGTAGGCTTACTGTTCATATTTTCCGGACTGATAAAAGCCAACGATCCATTAGGCTTTTCTTATAAACTGGTGGAGTATTTCGAGGTTTTCCATATCACGTTCCTTAATGATCTTTCGTTAACCATAGCTATTTTGCTTTGCGCCCTGGAAATGATCCTGGGTTTTGCCCTGCTTATTGGCGTGCGGCCGGTAAAAGTAGCTTGGGGCTTATTGCTGCTCATTATCTTTTTCGGTTTTTTAACTTTTTACTCAGCCTTTTTTAAAGTGGTGCAAACCTGCGGCTGCTTTGGCGATGCTATACCGCTTACCCCATGGCAATCGTTTAGCAAGGATATGGTATTACTGGTTTTAGTAGCCGTGATATTTGTAAACCGGGCTAAAATAAAACCCATATTTAGCGCAAAAGCAGGTGACAAATGGCTTATCGGCGCTGCCCTTGTTTCGGTAGGGTTTGGCCTTTACACCTATAACTTTTTGCCGGTAATCGACTTTTTGCCCTATAAAATAGGCGCCAATATTTCGGCCGAAATGGATACCCCGCCCAATGCGCCCAAAGATGTTTTCGTGCTTACTTATAAACTAAAAAACAAGAAGACTAAGGAAACTAAGGTAATGACCGATAAGGAATACCTGACTTCCGGCATCTGGAAAGATGCCAATTGGGAAACCGACGGCGACCCGGAAAACCGCCTGGTAACAAAAGGTTACGAGCCGCCAATCCGCGATCTGTCTATCCAGGATGCCCAACGTAATGATTTCACCAAAGAGTTGCTGGCAAGCCCTTTTTACAGCATTATCATCGTAGCTTACGATCTGGATAAAACCGATGATGACGCGATAAACAAACTGAATGCCCTGGCCATCAACGCTACCCAAAACTTTAATATCCGCACCATGCTGCTTACCGCAAATTCGCCGCAAAGCGCGCAGGCGTTCGTAAAAAAACACCGGATGATCAGCGAGGTTTTTTATGCCGATGGCGTGCCGCTTAAAACCATGATCCGTTCTAACCCCGGAGTAATCCTGCTGAAGAATGGTGTCATCATCAATAAATGGCATTACCATTCGGTGCCGAAGTATGATGACCTGGCGAAAACGTATTTTCAAAAACAATAA